Below is a genomic region from Zea mays cultivar B73 chromosome 9, Zm-B73-REFERENCE-NAM-5.0, whole genome shotgun sequence.
tccatcatcaccgacaacggcacccagatcaccggcagaaagttcctggacttctgcgaggatcaccacatccgggtggactgggccaccgtggctcatcccatgacgaatgggcaagtagagcgtgccaacggcatgattctacaaggactcaagcctcggatttacaacgacctacaacgacctcaacaagttcagcaagcgatggatgaaggaactcccctcggtggtctggagcctgaggacaacgccgagccgagccacgggcttcacgccattctttctagtctatagggccgaggccatcttgcccacagacttagaatacggttccccgaggacgagggcctatgctgaccaaagcaacaaagctagtcgagaagactcgctggaccagctagaagaggctcgggacaaggccttactacactcggcacagtaccagcagtccctgcgacgctaccacgcccgaggggtccagtcccgagacctccaggtgagcgacctggtgcttcggctgcgacaggacgctcgaggatggcacaagctcacgcctccctgggaagggttgttcgtcatcgccaaagttctgaagcccgaaacgtacaagctggccaacagccaaggcgaggtctacaacaacgcttggaacatccaacagctacgtcgcttctacccttaagatgttttcaagttgttcatatacctcgctcccacgcaaagtttagtcatcaaggaagggtcagccttgcctcggcaaagcccgaccctccctcgggggctaaaaggggggaaccccctctgcgtcgaattttttcctcgaaaaaagatcctttctgccagaatgtctttcgtgcttttcgactacttcgaaagtggatcctgaaaacgacggagtacacgtaagcagccaaggctgaccgagccgagggactcccacgcctccgggatacggatacctcactcatcaccttctgcgataagtaactcacgttcggataagtgattccgcggaccgaacaagtcttcacgttcgaaagctcctctgcctaagcggttcttcgagccttctcgactgcgtcggtggcagaatcctatggacgggcaagagcgcgcgtaagcggcaaggccgaccaagccgagggattcctacgcctccgggatacggatacctcactcatcaccttccgtgaaaagcaactctcgctcgcacagacaattctgttaccgacgaaaaagtccagatactcgaaacaagaggaaaagaagcgcaactttacaacacggcgagggtgtgtttgggcctcggcagccgcagaaaacacacactacaagatgatccgatcctgcaggcctggatcttgacagttgaagggagcagcagcaccctcggcatcgactacaccttcggcgaggtccgacctagcctcggatggcgacgcggtccgaggatctccactctgaaggacgacatcatcatcacgcccgggccatcgccgccagggtcctcttcaagaatccggctcgagcaggcggctcggctggtcaccccgaggcctcgaccagctgtcccccgaaggcatcagcccggcccgaggcctcggcagatcgactccggcgtcggtcccgctaacggacgacccggccaggctccggccgaccaagtcttcttttcgagccaactctgcctctgtccgtgctgacactgctacccctggcctcggctcatcgaagagcggccgagaggttcctttaactaagcaagagaagcctcggacaacaaggccgaccgagccgaggaactcctacgcctccgggatacggatacctcactcgtcacctttgcacggggcgactcacgcttggtgaagcggttcagacaaccaacatgcgagtcttagtgctcaaaaataaggaaaaaacacggcttcgcgccaaaaatacatacatgttcaggccccgacagccacaatgaacaaaagaccggcactcaaggtgccattacaaacggaactccggttccacctccgcaggtacgaacaaccccactcgatcaggggggcctgcggagcaacagaagaccgacgaacggcgcgccgtcacccgctccagcagcggcggcgacgacgacttctgctccgggggggcgaacagcagcagcgatgacctcagggcggatgctgctgccaggaggcccccgcctgtgcccaaactcgtgaggcaaggacgggcagaaggccatagagttggaggtcggtccgtgggcggccccggctatctcgtcggcggaagaacctcttccagctgtcgtggcggaaggcggcgccgggagcggctccaaaGCCACTCGGGTCTGAGAGCCGGGAACGcgacagctgccggcgccacgagcggcgaacgcccttccccccgatcactgagggaaggagcgggccaccgcccacgcaggggccgaccccaactcggcacactcccctccccagcaccgatgatgaaaatccttgaggctgagggaggggcagaggccgcagcccggcttgctttcccccgccatcaaactggaggtcaccatcttgggtgaccgccggcggaggggtgcagccgggctgcgtgatgaaaatccttgaagccgaacgatggctgaaaggtaccaactcccacggagttgcgttcctccaacgacaaggcggaaggactgcgggcatcccccatccgggggctcggaaggtggaaagacacgatgcataagggagcgcgaagacatggtcgcctttcaagggggtcaccctccttttaaaggcgactctccctacttgcgtccccagccgtgatgggctgagtcttctccaacacgctccaaggtcctccccctacggcgcgggggctgggtcccacgcgtcatgtaaGTTGGCCCAGGgcaaaagaagccaaaccgccgcgcgcggtgcaggcAACCGTCCAGTGGTTACAAGCGTCcccccactttcgcccagaccagcgggtgaaagggcgggcagccatgcaggcggcatgcaaccgcgccaagtgggcgcacctctccgacttccaacgcgcccagcatggaagcccacgcccacgcgtcatgcaaccggcgcgccggtcgctacgtgcaagcaactgcaccgccactcgcgccaccaccgcgcctcctcgattgcggaatcagtaccgcgactcgaggcgatccagcgcgcgacccagcagcgccagcctggcgcgacggtcaatgcggccaaaaatgggccagcagtaatggcggtggcaggcgggcggaagcaacggtcacgtcgtcagccaggcttgcgtcccatcctggggcagtgagagaaccctctctcacggcgtgaagacggcgcgcccgtgtcccgttcctcgaacgactcgcgcatgcgcaacggccgccccgcgaaccgtgtaacaccctgaatttggggtataaaatttctttgctcatattcacaaattcgggtgttactcctctcttcacacctttcccaatctcctctttctcttttctatagaagaagagtggctATTTTTATGTGTAATTATAGTCTAGTAGGCAggactccaagggagtatgaaatgttgcatcatgttgaaccctaaacttcacttttgtttgatgcatatgcttgagggtgctaatttgaatttgtggcatatttgaatttgaatcaaatggagtaaataaaaataaaagggaaaacaattgctgcaataaaagaaaaaggtaaagtgGCCCATCCCCCCTTCCCTGGCCCATTCGGctagcccagccgccccctgcttCCCCCTCTCTTTtgccccccgctcggcccagcGCCACTCTTCTTTCTTGGGCCTGCGCGAGGCGGCCCAGCTCCGCGTCGCCCCCCCCAGCCCAGCGCGCCAGCGCCGTGCGGTCCAGCTCCGCTCAGCGCGCGCAATCCCAGCCCAGCTCCCGCGCCAGCCTTTCCCCCCCTCTCGTGGGCCGCGCGAGCGCCAGCCCAGCTCCCGCGCCAGCCCCGCGCCCAGCCAGCTACGCGGCCCAGCTCCCTTTCGGCCCTGGCAGCGCGCCTGGCCCAACGTCGCCCCCCCTCTCCCTTAGGCTGCCTGCGCTGCTCGGCCCAATCGCGCGCTGCAGCCCCACGATGCGTGCTCAGGCGCTCCTGAGCGCCGCCGGAGCCCCTGTTCATCTTCCCCTACCGTCTCTCTCTCCCCCAACTTCTCTCCCTCCTTCCCCATGATGCGCAGCACCATTTTTCCTCTCCCTGATGCTCGCAACCACCCCTGCTCCTGCGTCTGGAGTTCCGCCGTGCCGAGCTCGTCCCGCCGTCCACGGTCGCCGTGAACGCACGGCCGGTGCTCGATCCCCGGCGAAGCTTGCCCCTGCGCGGCGGCCATCGCAGCCTGCTCGTCGCCCCCTGCGTGGTGGCCTGCGGCTAGCCAGCGCGCGGCGGCCCGCTAGCGTGGCCTGCTCGCGGCTAGCCTGGCCTAGCCCTGCGCGACGCTTCCCTGCCCGATGCGGGTCTTTGCAGCGTGGGAAAGTAGGCCTCGCCGTTGGGCCCCACCAGGCGATCGACATCCTCGGCCGAGTTTTCCCGTGGCGGTTCCGTTCGTATGCGCGGTCGTCTCCTTCCGAGGAGGATGAAGAGGTAACTGCTCTGTGATTCGATCTGCAGGATTCTATGCGTAGAATTCCATGTGGCCTTCTGTGTGGTAGGTGGTCGACCAATGAGACCGTGACACATCGGCTATAATCCGCAAAagattacttattcaatataattCACATTGTAAATCCGTTTTGACCCGTTACAGATTTCATTAGTTTCGTAATGAAATTGTCTATGTGTTAGTAATATTACTTTGCTGCAACGTGCGTTTTATATAATTAATAAATTATTTTTTCATCCATTAGTTATTAAAAATTCACCAGCCAATTAAAAACTAATCTATAGTTTAAATCTGCGCATTTGTATATGATTATTCTGATCGAAGTGCTTTTGAATTAATATGCTTAATATACACATGATATTTGTTAGTGATCCCTGCACGTCGCGTGCGCTGTCGCACGCGTTGTTTCGCGTGCCATCCACACGTTGTTTCGCGCATTGCAGCATGCTGATTCGCACGCAGTTCGCGCATTGTCGCGCACATTATTTCGTCAGTCAGTCGCATGCTGTTTGCGCGTCACCATTGTTCGATCGTGCGTTCGCGCTGCGTGTCTGGTGCGCGCGATGTCGCGTGCTGTTCGCTCACATCGTCACGCGCTATTTGCTCGTGGTCACACGTGGTCGTGCGCGCTTTCCGTGTGCTCCTTCACACGTGACGCGCGCGCTGTTCCCACGTGTGGCGATCGTTGTCGTCGTGTCGCATATTTTAGTTGAATAACCAATTATTAGTTTGTTCGAAGGTTAATAAAATAACAATCTAATTAGAACGAGTCTATAGCTTTAACTCGTGCTTTTACAAGGATAAATATTAATTAATGTGATTAATACCAACTGAAATACTTTTCGttaattatttgtttgttgttCGCGCGCGACATCGTTTGCGCGTTATCGTGCTCTTCGTGCGCGTAGACGTGTTGACTCGCACGTGTCGCGCGCTGCCATGCACGTTGTTTCGTATGTCGCCGTGCTGCTTCGCGAGCGTCGTCGCGTGTGCTGTTCGCACACGTTGTCGCGcaccgttcgcgtgtgtcgcgcggcgtctgcgcgtgataataaatagTTTGTCGCTTATAAGcactcatgttaataacgttaGTTCGTCAGATcgcatattttagataattaatttaaagtttgctcgactaatatttactAGATTAATATTTCAATCAGATTAAATATGTAGTGTTCAACTTgggcttttataataaacattgACATGACAAATATCAAGTTAACTactatttatatatttaatatttgtttagtacaaaTGCGTCACCTGTTTAGTTTTTCgcctgtcgcgcgtgttgttccgcACGTGGTAACGTGCTGGTCCACGCGTCGTTCGCGCCGGTCGTCCGCCCTGTCCCGTGCGTCGttcgcgtgctatgtcgcgcgtgtccacTCGTCGTCTGCACGCTGTCGTATTGTTTCGTGCGTCGTAATTCGCCTCGCTTAGAACCTCTCGTGCTAATTATATTAGTTATTTGTTGGATAGCTACTAGTGTGGTAGATTTAATCAAAACTATATAGCGGCTATAAGTTATACTTGATATTGTCAAGTTAAATGTTAtggttaatacttgtttagcgttAACGCGCTAACTTCTCAGCTGTAGCTTCGAGTTCGATGTTTCTTTCCCTCGCGTGATCGTAGAATCGAGCTCTAGTTGATGCTGcatgtttttataacattttatcttgtatggtgtaatgttcttatgcatatgtatatgtttgtttgcttgtgccggtttgtcttcgcttcgcgttgcgactaGATCGTGATTCGTTTCCAAACTTCGAGGAATCGATGATCAAGcgctggcgaccaagtgatctggctcttcgagttctacaagattgaagaccctgaccatctgtttggtgaaggcaagtgtcctttgacctattatgtcccatttactttataattcatcaacccgcataccatgatcaacctaaggattgactagctttgtatttaccttgtccttgcttaccttttgggttattatggttagcattttgctattgccttaacttaatcaatgaacatgatgtgactatttatgatacgatactgttatcctgattatgctgttgatcttgtgatactctagggggctcaggctgtttcctgagtacctctccgtaaggacctgttcgttgagagaccacccgggataacagtgcaaccatgagggtggaatggggtgcccttagctaattaattagaggaactagaggtgtagttgcttcgccgtcgtgccgtcaatggggtccaggcacagtgcttgctctgccgaggctgggtgccgaggttctttcgttttgcttttgttagtcaccccccttcggggagaggtactgtgtttatcaaactggagaaacctaacgggcggctatgacctctagggaatctttgtaaaagctacgtagtgataccctgccggaccacctaggaagtgatcaatggggagtcatgatccccgggcaaaacgggaatcacggctcatgggtaaagtgtacgacctctgcagagtgttatgaaactgatatatcagccgtgctcacggttatgagcggccttgggatcctctttgattagagatacagatggttcaatATACAATGAttctattgatggttttggttcgatgatgataatgatgtttcctcgatgaggaaatggttcacgggttggttattactaaaacttggcttccactgataataaatatctgaccaactaaaagcaactgcttgagcttaaccccacataaagctagtccacctcagccaaacgggacatttgctgagtacgttgatgtgtactcacccttgctttcacaaaacaccaggttgcctttggtgcaatctatgctcaggtaaagaagaaggcgtcgaggtggatctccaggagttccaggatgttgatgagttcgaggattaggctagcgatctcccccagtcagctgcctgtggtgggttgtttacgttggctacgtttcgattctgcgtactttgatttatattatgtaaatgactctagtctgtaatattattacttactctttattgtaattcgaagcattgtgctatgatgagtcatttatgtaatcgctgtgtacgtgaattactgatcctggcacgtacatggttcgcattcggtttaccttccaaaaccgggtgtgacataagtggtatcaaagccgtgctgactgtaggaccgctgacctagagtagcattggccgttttaaggacttattgattattacttcaccccatccttgattctgcttcaaaatattagtcagcttgactaattctatgttgttctcctatatgcccccttgccaaaagtattttattctagtatggtctatacttctctcaatctattagatctgatctcactcttatgcttgcgacatctttgttgatgccccctgaccatggcctttagtcttttgggactctttcctcatccattattaaattgctaccatttgaccatctctattccattttgttattgacatgctcgtatccttgcatttttaatacccttaccccttaatctaaagcacttactCTTGTACATCTActacctatttaaacatttcagtttatatgtccatgatcttaccgtcttttgagaccctttcctattctattgataagtcgctatcttttggcaatttgtactttcttggttttggtatgctcgtaccattggaatcttgcatactcttatttttatatatgcttacctttatgtcccaatatctgtttgaaatatttcagttaacacgcccttgaccacccttgtttcctaatgatccatgagtgatcattttattttgcacacctgtagtatctcgcgagtttgtaacctcatccttgttgtgcttttgtttcttattgcctttacccttctcatctcttAATCTTACCTTAGCGATTACGTTATGTTtgttatctaaaacctccaatctcccaccttagttcaagcgtggtctcttacttatctcacccttgactatatcctcttctttaccgcgtgtaggcccagacttaactccattcgttattgtatttgtaccacttgctcttctatgcctttatcTTTTATCTTGCACCCTTGTCcgttatcgcctttggcccttgcgatatttatgtcttctacctaaatgcttaccttaaacttatcctttaaatcctcccctttcttcaacccagtttgagagttgcgagttacctaccttacccttgattgttttctccacttcgtgAGTCTTGCCTGAGCTCTATCCTTATGCTTTTCATTATTAGCACCTTTACCTTTGACACCTCTATATCGTAcattgatgtttatcttatacctGCCCTTTAAATTCCCCTCTTTTCCACCTCAATTTGGgagtggcaatttacctatctggcccttgaaTGCATCCTTTCCTCTAACACTTGCaggtcctgtcttaactccatcctctgTGGCATTTATATTCTTTGTCTTATGCCtgtttacctcctctcctacatccttgttcGTTATTACTTTCAAAACCCTCGTGATATATATGCCCTTGTCTTCCTGCTTaatttgaacctaccctttaaagcctcctcttctCCATCCCGGTTTGAGgaataatgcctcacctacttcaccagtGGTTGCTTACCCTTCCTTGACGCCTTGCAAGTCTTGTTTAAAATACATCATTTATTGTgtgtttgtccgttatcaccttaacccttgtcatccctcaatCTTTATCTTGATGCTTATCctgtacctgcattttaaagccgccttttctatttcatttcaagagtgatgtcttacccattccgctcttgttcgttccctattcctctgtcgtgttgcaagtcttgtcttaactcgaccttttggtgtgcttttgctTGTTACCTCCTTTACCTTTTTAATCATCAGATCTTTCCATGAAgcttatcctatgcctaccttttgaaatatcatcgtttccatctcaatttgagaatggtgttttacctatcccgaCCTTGCTTTGCATTTTCTCCCAGCTCGGTTACAAttcttgctttagctccatcctttattatgctcatgcccctatcttGTATGTCTTATCATTCCCCTTGTCTTTTGATGACCTTAGATTAGTTTCCCctttgtaaggaaagaccaccatctagttaacattaacgtgtagcaacgagatgttttgtTGCTGTGTGCTCGTGATGTTTGTCCTtatgttatgactgatttgcttctttgtgatgagtgttgatgtgttgtggcccttggtctgcaatgacatcagtttattAGGTGAGTGCCATATAGTTAAGCAGTTGGGTtcccccctgctctctctaatccatTTATACgtaccttttctcgctattctttcctcttgcacctgtccatttggcaacctTCAATTCCTTCAAATCAgacaagatcagagtcggcaacatcttcaccaagtgcatatcaacgctcttgttaagggggttagccgctaaccccaatgaagacaatgcgatccacgtcaaccaacaagatcagagtggcgcagcgaaagcgtgtgtgggtccagcCCATAGGTCAAAGAGATCTTCACGAATTGCATCAACCGTCTCaagcatctgaaggtcaaagcaaccaaccCACAAGTCAAGCCGGCGGAGTCAAAGCCGTGTTAGAAGAATCTACAAAAAAAACCAataaaccaatctcattttcttgctagcctcttcttgaatctcgagggcgagattccgttaagggggttagatttgtaacaccctgaatttggggtataaaatttctttgctcatattcacaaattcgggtgttactcctctcttcacacctttcccaatctcctctttctcttttctatagaagaagagtggctATTTTTATGTGTAATTATAGTCTAGTAGGCTggactccaagggagtatgaaatgttgcatcatgttgaaccctaaacttcacttttgtttgatgcatatgcttgagggtgctaatttgaatttgtggcatatttgaatttgaatcaaatggagtaaataaaaataaaagggaaaacaattgctgcaataaaagaaaaaggtaaagtgGCCCATCCCCCCTTCCCTGGCCCATTCGGctagcccagccgccccctgcttCCCCCTCTCTTTtgccccccgctcggcccagcGCCACTCTCCTTTCTTGGGCCTGCGCGAGGCGGCCCAGCTCCgcgtcgccccccccccccccccccccccagcccAGCGCGCCAGCCTTTCCCCCCCTCTCGTGGGCCGCGCGAGCGCCAGCCCAGCTCCCGCGCCAGCCCCGCGCCCAGCCAGCTACGCGGCCCAGCTCCCTTTCGGCCCTGCCAGCGCGCCTGGCCCAACGTCGCCCCCCCTCTCCCTTGGGCTGCCTGCGCTGCTCGGCCCAATCGCGCGCTGCAGCCCCACGATGCGTGCTCAGGCGCTCCTGAGCGCCGCCGGAGCCCCTGTTCATCTTCCCCTACCGTCTCTCTCTCCCCCAACTTCTCTCCCTCCTTCCCCATGATGCGCAACACCATTTTTCCTCTCCCTGATGCTCGCAACCGCCCCTGCTCCTGCGTCTGGAGTTCCGCCGTGCCGAGCTCGTCCCGCCGTCCACGGTCGCCGTGAACGCACGGCCGGTGCTCGATCCCCGGCGAAGCTTGCCCCTGCGCGGCGGCCATCGCAGCCTGCTCGTCGCCCCCTGCGTGGTGGCCTGCGGCTAGCCAGCGCGCGGCGGCCCGCTAGCGTGGCCTGCTCGCGGCTAGCCTGGCCTAGCCCTGCGCGACGCTTCCCTGCCCGATGCGGGTCTTTGCAGCGTGGGAAAGTAGGCCTCGCCGTTGGGCCCCACCAGGCGATCGACATCCTCGGCCGAGTTTTCCCGTGGCGGTTCCGTTCGTATGCGCGGTCGTCTCCTTCCGAGGAGGATGAAGAGGTAACTGCTCTGTGATTCGATCTGCAGGATTCTATGCGTAGAATTCCATGTGGCCTTCTGTGTGGTAGGTGGTCGACCAATGAGACCGTGACACATCGGCTATAATCCGCAAAagattacttattcaatataattCACATTGTAAATCCGTTTTGACCCGTTACAGATTTCATTAGTTTCGTAATGAAATTGTCTATGTGTTAGTAATATTACTTTGCTGCAACGTGCGTTTTATATAATTAATAAATTATTTGTTCATCCATTAGTTATTAAAAATTCACCAGCCAATTA
It encodes:
- the LOC100274753 gene encoding uncharacterized protein LOC100274753 → MLATTPAPASGVPPCRARPAVHGRRERTAGARSPAKLAPARRPSQPARRPLRGGLRLASARRPASVACSRLAWPSPARRFPARCGSLQRGKVGLAVGPHQAIDILGRVFPWRFRSYARSSPSEEDEEVTAL